One Nostocoides sp. HKS02 genomic window carries:
- a CDS encoding MFS transporter, whose amino-acid sequence MSAAAPTRTGVFHPAYALVSVALVALITVIAFEGMAVSTAMPAAARELDAVRSYGLAFSVMLTTQLLGIVLAGVWCDRAGALPSLYAGQALFAAGCGLCGAAHSFGLFLAGRGVAGFGAGLIIVAGYVVIGRAYPDSLRPKVFSVISAAWVLPSLVGPPIAAWVTTTWSWRWVFWLVVAPVVVAMALVLARRGQIAGADEEVEQSSRDRRAHARAAWAGLLIAASAGALEWGTHDLTVAWSVGTVVAAVGVLGVAASAPLLLPPGTWLMRRGLPSVMIARFLLTSSFFGTITYIPLMLVNERGLTLGAAGAILAIGSLGWSAGSWVQGRDRWAGRRYRLVSIGGGLLCLGLLAVVAITHFGWNPYLIAVALVACGMGMGLGTASLSVLSLVLTPAADHGSTSSSLQVADVLGSVLGIAAAGAVFAALHTAAGHDIPVYVGMWLALSAVAALVVLAGQRIRT is encoded by the coding sequence GTGAGCGCCGCAGCCCCGACGCGGACGGGCGTCTTCCACCCGGCATACGCGTTGGTTTCCGTGGCGCTGGTCGCCCTCATCACCGTCATCGCCTTCGAGGGCATGGCGGTGTCGACCGCCATGCCTGCCGCTGCGCGCGAGCTCGACGCGGTGCGGTCGTACGGGCTCGCCTTCTCCGTCATGCTCACGACCCAGCTGCTCGGCATCGTCCTCGCCGGCGTGTGGTGCGACCGCGCCGGTGCGCTCCCCTCCCTGTATGCCGGGCAGGCCCTGTTCGCCGCGGGCTGCGGGCTCTGCGGGGCCGCGCACTCGTTCGGGCTCTTCCTGGCGGGGCGCGGCGTGGCTGGGTTCGGTGCGGGCCTGATCATCGTGGCCGGGTATGTCGTGATCGGCCGGGCCTATCCAGATTCGTTGCGGCCCAAGGTGTTCAGCGTCATCTCCGCGGCGTGGGTGCTGCCGTCACTGGTGGGTCCGCCCATCGCTGCCTGGGTGACGACGACGTGGTCGTGGCGCTGGGTGTTCTGGCTCGTCGTCGCACCCGTGGTGGTGGCGATGGCGCTCGTCCTGGCCCGGCGGGGTCAGATCGCGGGTGCCGACGAGGAGGTCGAGCAGTCCAGCCGCGACCGCCGCGCCCACGCCCGGGCTGCGTGGGCCGGGCTGCTGATCGCGGCGTCCGCGGGTGCGCTCGAGTGGGGCACCCACGACCTCACCGTGGCGTGGTCGGTCGGCACGGTCGTCGCTGCGGTCGGGGTGCTGGGGGTCGCCGCCAGCGCGCCGTTGCTCCTGCCGCCCGGGACCTGGCTGATGCGGCGCGGCCTGCCGTCGGTGATGATCGCGCGCTTCCTGCTGACGTCGTCGTTCTTCGGGACCATCACCTACATCCCACTCATGCTCGTCAACGAGCGGGGGCTGACCCTCGGTGCGGCGGGAGCGATCCTCGCGATCGGCTCGCTGGGGTGGTCGGCCGGCTCCTGGGTGCAGGGCCGCGACCGCTGGGCGGGTCGCCGGTACCGGCTGGTCTCCATCGGCGGCGGACTGCTGTGCCTGGGCCTGCTGGCGGTGGTGGCCATCACCCACTTCGGGTGGAACCCGTACCTCATCGCGGTGGCCCTGGTCGCGTGCGGCATGGGCATGGGGCTCGGCACGGCCAGCCTGTCGGTGCTCTCGCTCGTCCTGACGCCCGCGGCCGACCACGGCTCGACGTCGTCGTCGCTGCAGGTCGCCGACGTCCTCGGCTCGGTGCTCGGGATCGCGGCGGCCGGCGCCGTTTTCGCCGCCCTGCACACGGCCGCCGGTCACGACATCCCCGTGTACGTCGGCATGTGGCTCGCGCTCAGCGCAGTCGCCGCTCTGGTCGTCCTGGCAGGTCAGCGCATCAGGACGTGA
- a CDS encoding PLP-dependent aminotransferase family protein — protein sequence MARSISATRLVPMLGAALEVTPAYRGLADALRLLVADGRLPSGTRLPSERDLTAALSVSRTTVTRAYAELRDRGYLTSRQGSGSVATLPGGAVGRRQGTALQPSAEQVQGDVIDLTCASMSAPAGTVAAYERAVVELPRYLGGTGYHPLGLLALREALAARFTDRGLATSPDQVMVTSGALAGLAVTARALLSPGDRVLLENPTYPNAIETLRRSGARPVALPLDYDGWDLQAADAALRQTAPRAAYLIPDFHNPTGALMSEGQRAAFGAALAGTHTVGIVDETLVDLAHDESLIMPRPLAAHHARTVTLGGASKSFWGGLRIGWIRAPRELMPALVSARLTLDLGAPVLEQLVLTELLAERADILRERRASVVATRDALVGALRNRLPQWRFRMPSGGLCLWAELPEALSTPLCAAADQRGLVLAPGSQFAVEGGLERFLRLPFTGHQPEVVAEAVDRLALAWEDASATRPARSGRSPLVA from the coding sequence ATGGCGCGCAGCATCTCCGCAACCCGGCTGGTTCCCATGCTGGGTGCCGCGCTCGAGGTGACCCCCGCCTACCGTGGCCTGGCTGATGCCCTGCGACTCCTTGTCGCCGACGGCCGCCTCCCCTCCGGCACCCGCCTGCCCAGCGAACGAGACCTCACCGCCGCGCTCTCGGTGAGCCGCACGACCGTGACCAGGGCGTATGCCGAGCTGCGCGACCGCGGCTATCTCACCTCACGCCAGGGCTCGGGCAGCGTGGCCACCCTGCCCGGCGGCGCGGTCGGGCGCCGCCAGGGCACGGCCCTGCAGCCCTCCGCGGAGCAGGTCCAGGGCGACGTCATCGACCTGACCTGTGCCTCGATGAGCGCGCCCGCGGGCACTGTGGCGGCCTACGAGCGGGCCGTCGTCGAGCTGCCCCGTTACCTCGGCGGAACCGGCTACCACCCGCTCGGCCTGCTCGCCCTGCGCGAGGCGCTGGCCGCGCGGTTCACCGACCGCGGCCTGGCCACCTCGCCCGACCAGGTCATGGTGACCAGCGGCGCCCTGGCCGGGTTGGCGGTGACCGCCCGCGCGCTGCTGTCCCCCGGTGACCGGGTCCTGCTCGAGAACCCGACCTATCCCAACGCCATCGAGACGCTGCGCCGGTCGGGCGCGCGCCCCGTCGCCCTCCCCCTCGACTACGACGGGTGGGACCTCCAGGCGGCCGACGCCGCGCTGCGCCAGACCGCGCCGCGGGCGGCATACCTCATCCCGGACTTCCACAACCCCACCGGCGCCCTCATGAGCGAGGGACAGCGCGCCGCGTTCGGCGCCGCGCTCGCCGGCACCCACACGGTCGGCATCGTCGACGAGACCTTGGTCGACCTCGCCCATGACGAGTCCCTCATCATGCCGCGGCCGCTGGCCGCCCACCATGCACGCACGGTGACCCTTGGCGGCGCGAGCAAGTCGTTCTGGGGCGGCCTGCGGATCGGCTGGATCCGGGCGCCGCGCGAGCTCATGCCCGCCCTCGTCAGCGCCCGACTCACCCTGGACCTCGGGGCTCCGGTCCTCGAGCAGCTCGTGCTCACCGAGCTGTTGGCCGAGCGCGCCGACATCCTCCGCGAGCGGCGCGCATCGGTGGTGGCCACGCGCGACGCACTGGTCGGCGCATTGCGAAACCGCTTGCCGCAGTGGCGGTTCCGTATGCCGTCTGGTGGGCTCTGTCTGTGGGCCGAGCTCCCCGAGGCCCTGTCGACGCCGCTGTGCGCCGCTGCCGACCAGCGCGGGCTGGTGCTCGCTCCCGGCTCGCAGTTCGCGGTCGAGGGCGGGCTGGAGCGCTTCCTGCGCCTCCCGTTCACGGGGCACCAGCCCGAGGTCGTGGCCGAGGCGGTCGACCGCCTGGCCCTCGCCTGGGAGGACGCCAGCGCCACGCGACCGGCGCGCTCCGGACGCTCGCCGCTGGTGGCGTGA
- a CDS encoding acyl-CoA thioesterase II — translation MTSANASDLDPLADLLDTLDLEELGSARITVEGVGDSTEFGESGATVFLGRTQKMPHGRVFGGQVLAQCIMAAGRTMADVDDGDGPRRIHSLHGYFMRPGDDTKPIRFAVERMRDGNSFSTRRVHAIQDGMPILSMITSFQEEAGGLDHQDPMPEVPGPDQLPSLSDQFDGIDHPGARHLTNRPVELRHVEGNLFVGAGEELVARQSVWMKAIGELPDDPLVHAAVLAYASDYTLLEPVLRRHGLVWTDRRLRPASLDHAMWFHRPLRADEWILYDQESPSASGGRGLGLGRMFSADGTLVATVAQEGMVRLKQS, via the coding sequence GTGACCTCCGCGAACGCTTCCGACCTGGACCCGCTGGCCGACCTGCTCGACACCCTCGACCTCGAGGAGCTCGGGAGCGCCCGCATCACCGTCGAGGGCGTCGGCGACTCCACGGAGTTCGGCGAGTCCGGGGCCACCGTCTTCCTCGGGCGCACGCAGAAGATGCCGCACGGCCGCGTCTTCGGCGGCCAGGTCCTCGCCCAGTGCATCATGGCGGCGGGTCGGACCATGGCCGACGTGGACGACGGCGACGGGCCTCGGCGGATCCACTCGCTGCACGGCTACTTCATGCGCCCGGGCGACGACACGAAGCCGATCCGGTTCGCGGTGGAGCGGATGCGCGACGGCAACTCCTTCTCGACCCGTCGCGTCCACGCCATCCAGGACGGCATGCCGATCCTGTCGATGATCACCTCGTTCCAGGAGGAGGCCGGCGGCCTGGACCACCAGGACCCGATGCCCGAGGTGCCCGGGCCGGACCAGCTCCCCTCGCTCAGCGACCAGTTCGACGGCATCGACCACCCCGGCGCGCGCCACCTCACCAACCGCCCGGTCGAGCTCCGCCACGTCGAGGGCAACCTCTTCGTGGGCGCCGGTGAGGAGCTCGTGGCCCGCCAGAGCGTGTGGATGAAGGCGATCGGCGAGCTCCCCGACGACCCGCTGGTCCATGCCGCGGTCCTCGCGTACGCCTCCGACTACACCCTCCTCGAACCCGTCCTGCGCCGCCACGGCCTGGTCTGGACCGACCGTCGGCTCCGACCCGCGAGCCTCGACCACGCCATGTGGTTCCACCGGCCGCTCCGAGCCGACGAGTGGATCCTCTACGACCAGGAGTCGCCCTCGGCGTCAGGCGGCCGTGGCCTCGGACTGGGCCGGATGTTCTCGGCCGATGGCACGCTCGTCGCCACCGTCGCCCAAGAGGGCATGGTCCGACTGAAGCAGTCGTGA
- a CDS encoding ATP-dependent DNA helicase RecQ, with amino-acid sequence MGAPTALDLADLPTDLRTRATEVLRQLVGRPDVDFRDGQLEAVEALVGQRRRVLVVQRTGWGKSAVYFVSTALRRAEGAGPTVIVSPLLALMRDQIAAAQRAGIRAVTMNSANAEEWGQVSAALARDEVDVLLVSPERLNNPRFRDEQLPDLARRCGLLVVDEAHCVSDWGHDFRPDYRRIRDLLTTLPSNTPVLATTATANARVVTDVVEQLGAGGHEVLTLRGGLARESLRLGVMRLTSPEQRLAWLLAHLGSLPGSGIVYTLTVNAAEDIAVALREAGHEVRAYTGRTDPADRERLEASLRDNEVKALIATSALGMGFDKPDLGFVLHLGAPSSPVAYYQQVGRAGRATERADVLLLPGPEDKDIWAYFASASMPQQDQADAVLRALAGSTRPLSTAALESVVDIRRTRLELLLKVLDVDGAVRRVPGGWTSTGEPWTYDAERYARVSQARVREQDLMVAYEQTGTCRMAFLQESLDDDTAAPCGRCDSCAGPWFPTTIPDVAMTTARGRLERAGVEVEPRAQWPSGMDRLGVPLKGKIAPTEAMAPGRAVARLTDLGWGQQLRTLLRAEDAPAPAALLQACIPILRDWDWAQRPVAVVGVPSRHRPQLVESVARGIADLGRLTWLGSLDLVEGGPVGEAGGNSAFRLAGVWGRLAVGSSVREALATLDGPVLLVDDVASSRWTLTVAAQALRQAGATTVLPFVVAVDA; translated from the coding sequence ATGGGAGCACCTACCGCACTCGACCTGGCTGACCTGCCCACCGACCTGCGCACCCGCGCCACCGAGGTGCTGCGCCAGCTCGTGGGGCGCCCCGACGTCGACTTCCGCGACGGTCAGCTCGAGGCGGTCGAGGCCCTCGTCGGGCAGCGGCGCCGCGTCCTGGTCGTGCAGCGCACCGGGTGGGGCAAGTCGGCGGTCTACTTCGTCTCCACGGCCCTGCGCCGCGCCGAGGGGGCCGGGCCGACCGTCATCGTCTCGCCGCTGCTGGCCCTGATGCGCGACCAGATCGCCGCGGCCCAGCGGGCCGGCATCCGCGCGGTCACGATGAACTCGGCGAACGCCGAGGAGTGGGGGCAGGTGTCGGCCGCCCTCGCCCGCGACGAGGTCGACGTGCTCCTCGTGAGCCCCGAGCGGCTCAACAACCCGAGGTTCCGCGACGAGCAGCTGCCCGACCTCGCGCGGCGATGCGGCCTGCTCGTCGTCGACGAAGCTCACTGCGTCTCCGACTGGGGGCACGACTTCCGCCCCGACTACCGGCGCATCCGCGACCTGCTTACCACCTTGCCGTCCAACACCCCGGTCCTGGCCACCACCGCCACGGCCAACGCGCGGGTCGTGACCGACGTGGTCGAGCAGCTCGGCGCAGGCGGTCACGAGGTGCTCACGCTGCGCGGCGGCCTGGCCCGCGAGTCGCTGCGCCTGGGCGTGATGCGGCTGACCTCGCCCGAGCAGCGGCTGGCCTGGCTGCTGGCCCACCTCGGCTCGCTGCCCGGCAGCGGCATCGTCTACACCCTCACGGTCAACGCCGCCGAGGACATCGCGGTGGCGCTGCGCGAGGCCGGCCACGAGGTCCGCGCCTACACCGGGCGCACCGACCCGGCCGACCGCGAGCGCCTCGAGGCGAGCCTGCGCGACAACGAGGTCAAGGCCCTGATCGCGACCTCGGCCCTCGGTATGGGGTTCGACAAGCCCGACCTCGGGTTCGTGCTCCACCTCGGCGCGCCGTCCTCACCGGTCGCCTACTACCAGCAGGTCGGCCGCGCCGGGCGTGCCACCGAGCGCGCCGACGTGCTGCTGCTCCCCGGCCCCGAGGACAAGGACATCTGGGCGTACTTCGCCTCGGCCTCGATGCCCCAGCAGGACCAGGCCGATGCCGTGCTCCGGGCTCTCGCCGGGTCGACCCGGCCGCTGTCGACGGCGGCCCTCGAGTCGGTGGTCGACATCCGGCGCACCCGGCTCGAGCTCCTGCTCAAGGTCCTCGACGTCGACGGTGCGGTCCGTCGGGTGCCGGGTGGGTGGACCTCGACCGGTGAGCCCTGGACCTACGACGCCGAGCGCTACGCGCGGGTCAGCCAGGCGAGGGTGCGCGAGCAGGACCTCATGGTGGCCTACGAGCAGACCGGCACCTGCCGGATGGCGTTCCTGCAGGAGTCGCTCGACGACGACACCGCCGCACCCTGTGGCCGGTGCGACTCGTGTGCGGGTCCGTGGTTCCCGACGACCATCCCGGACGTGGCAATGACGACGGCGCGGGGCCGTCTCGAGCGCGCGGGCGTCGAGGTCGAGCCGCGCGCCCAGTGGCCATCCGGCATGGACCGCCTCGGGGTCCCGCTCAAGGGGAAGATCGCTCCGACCGAGGCCATGGCGCCCGGTCGAGCCGTCGCGCGGCTCACCGACCTGGGCTGGGGCCAGCAGCTGCGCACGCTGCTGCGCGCCGAGGACGCACCGGCCCCCGCCGCGCTCCTGCAGGCCTGCATCCCGATCCTGCGGGACTGGGACTGGGCGCAGCGACCGGTCGCGGTCGTGGGCGTGCCGTCACGGCACCGACCCCAGCTCGTCGAGTCGGTGGCGCGGGGCATCGCCGACCTGGGTCGGCTGACCTGGCTCGGTTCGCTCGACCTGGTCGAGGGGGGCCCGGTCGGCGAGGCCGGCGGCAACAGCGCGTTCCGGCTCGCCGGCGTGTGGGGCCGACTGGCGGTGGGGTCCTCGGTGCGCGAGGCGCTCGCGACGCTCGACGGCCCAGTGCTGCTCGTGGACGACGTCGCCAGCTCGCGCTGGACCCTCACCGTCGCCGCCCAGGCCCTGCGTCAGGCCGGGGCGACGACGGTGCTGCCGTTCGTCGTGGCAGTGGACGCCTAG
- a CDS encoding thioesterase family protein has product MPEEPAPAETLRYRVDVPLRWSDMDAYGHVNNVQFLRLLEDARVIGFEGWFGQDRSVLSEGILVARHEIEYLAPLQFRLPPIVVEMWATKIGGAGFDLAYEVRDGRSTPDTVYARAETTLVLYDFATSTPRRMDDALRSVLDQHSGDPVAFRWRRR; this is encoded by the coding sequence ATGCCCGAGGAGCCAGCGCCTGCCGAGACCCTGCGCTACCGCGTCGACGTGCCGTTGCGGTGGAGCGACATGGACGCCTATGGACACGTCAACAACGTCCAGTTCCTCCGACTGCTCGAGGATGCCCGGGTGATCGGGTTCGAGGGCTGGTTCGGTCAGGACCGGTCGGTCCTCTCCGAGGGCATCCTCGTCGCCCGACACGAGATCGAGTACCTCGCGCCGCTGCAGTTCCGCCTACCCCCGATCGTGGTGGAGATGTGGGCGACCAAGATCGGCGGCGCCGGGTTCGACCTCGCCTACGAGGTCCGCGACGGCCGCTCCACCCCCGACACCGTCTACGCGCGGGCCGAGACGACGCTCGTCCTCTACGACTTCGCGACGTCCACGCCGCGACGGATGGACGACGCGCTCCGTTCCGTCCTCGACCAGCACTCGGGTGACCCGGTGGCGTTCCGCTGGCGACGGCGCTGA
- a CDS encoding YitT family protein, which produces MTKTSLAPLTPLQQLRAGRTARRLVQLAAGLTLYGVSMGMMVRSRLGLDPWDVFHYGVAQHLPVSFGTVVIIVGALVLLLWIPLRQWPGLGTVANVVVIGLATDATLALLGAPTGLPARAGLLLAGIVLNGLAGALYIGSQFGPGPRDGLMTGLVRRTGRSFRLVRTTIEVTVLAVGWLMGGVVGVGTVLYAVLIGPLVQLFLPLLTVEVLPRDDAVGQVLPAPQEPLDREAVAGEGLLDDDALQRGQ; this is translated from the coding sequence ATGACGAAGACCAGCCTCGCGCCCCTGACGCCGCTCCAACAGCTGCGGGCCGGGCGCACTGCACGCCGACTGGTGCAGCTGGCCGCGGGGCTGACCCTGTACGGCGTCTCGATGGGCATGATGGTGCGCTCCCGGCTCGGCCTCGACCCGTGGGACGTCTTCCACTACGGCGTGGCCCAGCACCTGCCGGTCAGCTTCGGCACCGTGGTCATCATCGTCGGAGCCCTCGTGTTGCTGCTCTGGATCCCCCTGCGCCAGTGGCCGGGGCTGGGGACTGTGGCCAACGTCGTCGTCATCGGGCTCGCCACGGACGCGACGCTCGCGCTGCTCGGTGCCCCGACGGGCCTGCCGGCCCGTGCCGGGCTGCTGCTCGCGGGCATCGTGCTCAACGGCCTGGCCGGAGCGCTCTACATCGGCAGCCAGTTCGGCCCGGGACCACGCGACGGCCTGATGACGGGCCTGGTGCGGCGGACGGGCCGCAGCTTCCGGCTGGTGCGCACCACGATCGAGGTGACGGTTCTCGCGGTGGGCTGGCTCATGGGCGGGGTCGTCGGGGTCGGCACCGTGCTGTATGCCGTGCTGATCGGCCCCCTCGTGCAGCTGTTCCTGCCGCTGCTCACGGTGGAGGTGCTACCCCGCGATGATGCGGTGGGCCAGGTCCTCCCAGCCCCGCAGGAACCGCTCGACCGGGAAGCCGTCGCTGGTGAGGGCCTGCTCGACGATGACGCTCTCCAGCGGGGCCAGTAG
- a CDS encoding glycerophosphodiester phosphodiesterase has product MGAADFAYFDAPTPIGLAHRGGAKLSANLRLENTLSAFREAVHLGYRYLETDVHATADGVLLAFHDHRLDRVTSGAGLIARLPYAVVREARIDGTEQIPTLAALLEEFPGARFNIDVKASGALEPLAEVIRSHGALERVCVASFSDRRLRAVRRLLGPGLATAAGPSEVAALRFAPDRITSWLRSPAPVLQVPTGHLVGGRRLDLVTPALVERVHAQGKHIHVWTIDDAQEMHRLFDLGVDGIVSDRIDTLAGVLAERGVPLGQ; this is encoded by the coding sequence GTGGGAGCTGCCGACTTCGCGTACTTCGATGCGCCGACGCCGATCGGGCTCGCCCACCGCGGCGGCGCGAAGCTCAGCGCGAACCTGCGGCTCGAGAACACCCTGTCCGCCTTCCGCGAGGCGGTGCACCTGGGCTACCGGTACCTCGAGACCGACGTGCACGCCACCGCCGACGGCGTGCTCCTGGCGTTCCACGACCACCGGCTCGACCGCGTCACCAGTGGCGCCGGCCTGATCGCCCGCCTGCCGTATGCCGTGGTGCGCGAGGCGCGGATCGACGGCACGGAGCAGATCCCCACCCTCGCCGCGCTGCTCGAGGAGTTCCCCGGTGCGCGGTTCAACATCGACGTCAAGGCCTCGGGGGCGCTCGAGCCGCTGGCGGAGGTGATCCGCAGCCACGGCGCCCTGGAGCGGGTCTGCGTCGCCTCGTTCTCCGACCGACGGCTGCGAGCCGTGCGCCGGCTCCTCGGCCCGGGTCTCGCGACCGCGGCAGGGCCGTCCGAGGTCGCCGCGCTGCGGTTCGCTCCGGACCGGATCACCTCGTGGCTGCGCTCCCCCGCGCCCGTGCTCCAGGTCCCGACGGGGCACCTCGTCGGCGGTCGGCGTCTCGACCTCGTCACGCCCGCCCTCGTCGAGCGGGTGCACGCGCAGGGCAAGCACATCCACGTGTGGACGATCGACGACGCGCAGGAGATGCACCGGCTGTTCGACCTCGGAGTCGACGGCATCGTGTCCGACCGCATCGACACCCTCGCCGGGGTGCTCGCCGAGCGCGGCGTACCGTTGGGCCAGTGA
- the treZ gene encoding malto-oligosyltrehalose trehalohydrolase yields MTPDPRSPWQPEGVHGPSRWFDATRFPWRDATWAGPQLGDGLLGGVVYELHVGTFTRQGTLDAALERLQHLVDLGVDVVELMPVASWPGRWNWGYDGVGPWAVVEAYGGPEALQRFVDACHRVGLGVCLDVVYNHLGPEGNYLSRFGPYFSDRHPTPWGEGFNFDGEGSLHVRRWVIDNALRWFTDFHIDALRLDAVHELHDESTPHVLAQLSDEVAALSGRLGRPLTLIAESDLNDPVTVAPTRDGGRGMAAQWDDDVHHALHVVLTGETQGYYADFAGHTRALPEGGPLAVLAKTLTRAFLHDGTWSSFRGTDWGAPVDRTTTDGRRFLGYLQTHDQVGNRALGDRISALVTPAQQAIGAALYLTSAFTPMVFMGEEWAASTPFQFFTDFDDPALGAAVSDGRRREFATHGMAWDDVPDPQEKATYRRSQLKWHELTTGDHARMLRWYKDLIALRRNEFQLTDGRLDLVDVEFDEAAQWLVVRRGTLHTVVNLAPSARWHVPLAVEGADSAEVLLAWEPDQTKVKHDGLHLPPQSVAVVRVGQPTSSS; encoded by the coding sequence GTGACGCCCGACCCCAGGTCGCCCTGGCAGCCGGAAGGCGTGCACGGGCCGAGCCGGTGGTTCGACGCCACCCGCTTCCCGTGGCGGGACGCGACCTGGGCGGGTCCGCAGCTCGGCGACGGCCTGCTCGGCGGAGTCGTCTACGAGCTGCACGTCGGGACGTTCACGCGTCAGGGCACCCTGGACGCGGCCCTCGAGCGGCTCCAGCACCTCGTCGACCTCGGCGTCGACGTGGTCGAGCTCATGCCGGTCGCGTCCTGGCCCGGCCGCTGGAACTGGGGGTACGACGGGGTCGGACCGTGGGCCGTGGTCGAGGCGTACGGCGGCCCCGAGGCGCTGCAGCGGTTCGTCGACGCGTGCCACCGGGTCGGCCTCGGGGTGTGCCTCGATGTGGTCTACAACCACCTCGGGCCGGAGGGGAACTACCTGTCGCGCTTCGGGCCGTACTTCTCCGACCGTCACCCGACCCCCTGGGGCGAGGGGTTCAACTTCGATGGCGAGGGCAGCCTGCACGTGCGGCGCTGGGTCATCGACAACGCGCTGCGCTGGTTCACCGACTTCCACATCGACGCGCTCCGCCTCGACGCGGTGCACGAGCTCCACGACGAGTCGACCCCCCACGTGCTGGCCCAGCTGTCGGACGAGGTCGCCGCCCTGTCGGGGCGGCTTGGCCGCCCGCTGACGCTGATCGCCGAGAGCGACCTCAACGACCCGGTCACGGTCGCCCCGACCCGAGACGGTGGTCGCGGCATGGCCGCCCAGTGGGACGACGACGTCCACCACGCGCTGCACGTGGTGCTCACCGGCGAGACCCAGGGCTACTACGCGGACTTCGCGGGCCACACCCGCGCCCTGCCCGAAGGTGGGCCGCTCGCGGTCCTGGCCAAGACGCTCACCCGGGCGTTCCTCCACGACGGGACGTGGTCGAGCTTTCGCGGCACCGACTGGGGTGCGCCGGTGGATCGCACGACGACCGATGGGCGCCGGTTCCTCGGCTACCTCCAGACCCACGACCAGGTCGGCAACCGCGCCCTCGGCGATCGGATCAGCGCGCTGGTCACGCCCGCGCAGCAGGCGATCGGGGCCGCGCTCTACCTCACCTCGGCGTTCACTCCGATGGTCTTCATGGGCGAGGAGTGGGCGGCCTCGACACCGTTCCAGTTCTTCACCGACTTCGACGACCCGGCGTTGGGTGCGGCTGTCTCCGACGGACGCCGTCGCGAGTTCGCCACCCACGGCATGGCTTGGGACGACGTGCCCGATCCTCAGGAGAAGGCGACCTACCGCCGCTCGCAGCTGAAGTGGCACGAGCTCACGACCGGCGACCATGCTCGGATGCTGCGCTGGTACAAGGACCTGATTGCGCTGCGGCGCAACGAGTTCCAGCTCACCGACGGGCGCCTCGACCTCGTCGACGTCGAGTTCGACGAGGCTGCGCAATGGCTCGTCGTACGCCGCGGCACCCTGCACACGGTCGTCAACCTTGCTCCGTCCGCGCGCTGGCACGTGCCGCTCGCCGTCGAGGGTGCCGACAGCGCCGAGGTGCTGCTCGCCTGGGAACCTGACCAGACCAAGGTGAAACACGATGGCCTGCACCTGCCCCCGCAGAGCGTCGCCGTCGTGCGGGTCGGTCAGCCGACCTCGAGCTCGTAG
- a CDS encoding TetR/AcrR family transcriptional regulator, translating into MGGTPLPLLGSPLHERADAARNREALLAAAARLVEHCGVGAVTMDAVAHEAGVGKGTVFRRFESRAGLMGALLNELEATWQGLVISGPPPLGPGAPPLDRLIAFGRSRLDYNLRAAQLIAASGQAGRRSLAAQGFTARHVVHLLGLLDVRGDRPFLAKALLAPLESVIVEQALTSDGFPVERFLRGWEDLAHRIIAG; encoded by the coding sequence ATGGGCGGCACCCCTCTACCGCTGCTCGGCAGCCCCCTCCACGAGCGCGCCGACGCGGCCCGCAACCGCGAGGCGCTCCTCGCTGCCGCCGCGCGACTGGTCGAGCACTGCGGGGTCGGCGCCGTCACGATGGACGCGGTGGCCCACGAGGCGGGCGTCGGCAAGGGCACGGTGTTCCGCCGGTTCGAGAGCAGGGCCGGACTCATGGGGGCGCTGCTCAACGAGCTCGAGGCGACCTGGCAGGGGCTGGTCATCAGCGGTCCTCCACCGTTGGGCCCGGGTGCGCCACCGCTCGACCGGCTGATCGCGTTCGGGCGGTCGCGCCTCGACTACAACCTCCGGGCGGCCCAGCTCATCGCGGCGTCAGGCCAGGCCGGGCGACGCTCGCTCGCGGCCCAGGGGTTCACCGCCCGGCACGTCGTCCACCTGTTGGGGCTGCTCGACGTCCGCGGCGACCGGCCGTTCCTGGCCAAGGCGCTACTGGCCCCGCTGGAGAGCGTCATCGTCGAGCAGGCCCTCACCAGCGACGGCTTCCCGGTCGAGCGGTTCCTGCGGGGCTGGGAGGACCTGGCCCACCGCATCATCGCGGGGTAG
- a CDS encoding NADPH-dependent FMN reductase has protein sequence MPSPTDTRIVVLVGSLRADSLNRRIAEKLVERSPEGVTIEIAQGLGEVPFYNEDLDGAQVPAAAQRLRDLVSGADRVLAVTPEYNGTMPAVLNNAIDWLSRPYGRGAIKGKPFAVVGTTPTPYGGKWAHEHARRSATIAGAVAPEHIAVSQTSIDVDVLGDEEVVGRLLAAVEALVAVEPAAAVA, from the coding sequence ATGCCTTCCCCCACTGACACCCGCATCGTCGTCCTCGTCGGAAGCCTGCGTGCCGACTCCCTCAACCGACGCATCGCCGAGAAGCTCGTCGAGCGCAGCCCCGAGGGCGTCACCATCGAGATCGCGCAGGGCCTTGGCGAGGTCCCGTTCTACAACGAGGACCTCGACGGCGCGCAGGTGCCCGCCGCCGCGCAGCGCCTGCGCGACCTCGTCTCCGGTGCCGACCGGGTGCTGGCCGTGACGCCCGAGTACAACGGCACCATGCCCGCCGTGCTCAACAACGCCATCGACTGGCTGTCGCGCCCGTACGGTCGCGGCGCCATCAAGGGCAAGCCGTTCGCGGTCGTGGGCACCACGCCCACGCCGTACGGCGGCAAGTGGGCCCACGAGCACGCACGCCGGTCAGCCACGATCGCCGGAGCCGTGGCTCCCGAGCACATCGCGGTGTCGCAGACCTCGATCGACGTCGACGTGCTGGGTGACGAAGAGGTCGTGGGCCGGCTGCTGGCCGCGGTCGAGGCCCTGGTGGCCGTCGAGCCCGCAGCCGCTGTCGCCTGA